Proteins encoded by one window of Blastopirellula marina:
- a CDS encoding PQQ-binding-like beta-propeller repeat protein: MRITLSLLCLLAMASFVSADWRQFRGDDTTGSSSSCQLPDNWTADGENVAWKVELPGRGPSSPIVVDGKVIVTTADGADLEQLHILCYSAADGKKLWQRNFWATGRTFCHPQTTPAAPSPVSDGKNVYAFFGSSDLVCLDLDGNLKWYRGLGYEHPKAGNDVGMASSPIVIDDTIVVQIENQGDSFAAGINAENGQTRWFLPRAEKANWASPIALKAVNSGDESVALLQSSDGVTAVSSKSGVVLWELGGGASTISTSLTTGEQAFVVSKGLTVLDLKDPRVKPEIVWEANKLNPSSMSPILHDGKVYTINGTGVLNCGNAETGDLEWGLRLKGKFWATPVIAGQKLIAINYDGLAMIVDLSGKKGEIVEEIEMGENVQATPALGDDAMYIKGERHLWKIANKQ; the protein is encoded by the coding sequence ATGCGTATCACCCTGAGTTTGCTGTGCCTGCTGGCGATGGCTTCGTTTGTCTCAGCCGACTGGCGTCAGTTCCGCGGCGACGACACCACTGGATCGTCCTCATCGTGTCAGCTTCCCGACAATTGGACGGCCGACGGCGAGAACGTTGCCTGGAAAGTCGAACTCCCCGGTCGCGGGCCATCCAGCCCGATCGTCGTCGATGGCAAGGTGATCGTCACCACCGCCGACGGAGCCGACCTCGAACAGTTGCACATCCTGTGCTACTCGGCTGCCGACGGCAAGAAGCTGTGGCAGCGAAACTTCTGGGCGACCGGTCGCACGTTCTGCCACCCACAGACCACCCCAGCCGCACCCAGCCCCGTAAGTGACGGCAAGAACGTTTACGCCTTCTTCGGTTCGAGCGACCTGGTATGCCTCGACCTGGACGGCAACCTGAAGTGGTACCGTGGCCTCGGCTACGAACACCCCAAAGCAGGCAATGACGTCGGCATGGCCAGTTCGCCGATCGTGATCGACGACACGATTGTCGTGCAGATCGAAAACCAAGGGGATTCGTTCGCTGCCGGTATCAATGCCGAGAACGGGCAGACTCGCTGGTTCCTGCCGCGAGCGGAAAAAGCAAACTGGGCATCGCCGATCGCCTTGAAAGCCGTCAACTCCGGCGACGAGAGCGTGGCCTTGCTGCAAAGCAGCGACGGTGTCACGGCCGTCTCTTCCAAAAGCGGTGTGGTCTTGTGGGAACTGGGCGGGGGTGCCTCCACGATTTCCACTTCGCTGACCACCGGCGAGCAGGCCTTTGTGGTCTCGAAAGGCCTGACCGTGCTCGACCTGAAAGATCCTCGCGTCAAGCCTGAGATCGTATGGGAAGCCAACAAACTGAATCCGTCGTCGATGAGCCCCATCCTGCACGATGGCAAGGTCTACACCATCAACGGTACCGGCGTGCTCAACTGCGGCAACGCCGAGACCGGCGACCTCGAGTGGGGCCTGCGTCTCAAGGGCAAGTTCTGGGCCACCCCGGTCATCGCCGGCCAGAAGCTGATTGCGATCAATTACGACGGCCTGGCCATGATTGTCGATCTCTCCGGCAAAAAGGGGGAAATCGTCGAAGAGATCGAGATGGGGGAAAACGTTCAGGCCACCCCTGCCCTGGGCGACGATGCCATGTACATCAAAGGGGAACGCCACCTGTGGAAGATCGCCAACAAGCAGTAA